The following are encoded together in the Tamandua tetradactyla isolate mTamTet1 chromosome 14, mTamTet1.pri, whole genome shotgun sequence genome:
- the LOC143654922 gene encoding olfactory receptor 11G2-like encodes MNMSRVSTVTEFILLSFPCSSEVQLLLFMLFSLTYTLTLMVNGAIICAVKLDHRLHTPMYILLANFSFLEICYISTTVPAMLENFLSETKTISFTACFLQFYFFFSMGINETFLLPLMAFDRYLAICQPLCYPTIMTSHLCLNLVALCWVTAFLCYPIPIYFITQLPFCGPNIIDHFVCDPGPLLALSCVPAPGIEISCSILSSLIIFITFFFILGSYILVLRAVLWVPSAAVRCKAFSTCGSHLAMVSLFYGTIMVMYSFPASWNTAGIQIVTLFYSSVTPLLNPLIYCLRNKDMKAALRKIHICTKTSQS; translated from the coding sequence ATGAACATGTCCAGAGTCAGCACAGTGACTGAGTTCATACTCCTGAGTTTTCCCTGTTCCAGTGAGGTTCAGCTCCTTCTCTTCATGCTGTTCTCTCTGACCTACACCCTGACACTGATGGTGAATGGAGCCATCATCTGTGCAGTGAAGCTGGACCACAGGCTTCACACACCCATGTACATTCTGCTGGCCAATTTCTCATTCCTGGAGATTTGTTACATCAGCACCACTGTTCCCGCTATGTTAGAGAACTTCCTGTCTGAGACAAAAACCATCTCCTTCACGGCCTGCTTCCTCCAGTTCTACTTCTTCTTCTCCATGGGCATCAATGAGACTTTCTTGTTGCCCCTCATGGCATTTGATCGGTACCTGGCCATCTGCCAGCCTCTCTGCTATCCTACTATCATGACCAGTCATCTTTGCCTGAACTTGGTAGCCCTCTGCTGGGTAACAGCCTTCCTCTGCTATCCAATCCCTATCTATTTCATAACCCAGCTCCCCTTCTGTGGTCCCAACATTATTGACCACTTTGTTTGTGACCCAGGTCCTCTTCTGGCCCTGTCCTGTGTCCCAGCCCCTGGAATTGAGATTTCCTGTTCTATTTTGAGCTCTCTTATTATCTTCATCACCTTCTTCTTCATCCTTGGATCCTACATCCTGGTTCTCAGAGCAGTGTTATGGGTTCCGTCAGCAGCTGTCAGATGTAAGGCCTTCTCTACCTGTGGTTCCCACCTGGCTATGGTTTCTCTGTTCTATGGAACAATCATGGTGATGTACAGCTTCCCAGCTTCTTGGAATACAGCTGGGATACAGATTGTAACCCTGTTCTACTCATCAGTGACTCCACTACTAAACCCTCTGATCTACTGTCTCCGGAACAAGGACATGAAGGCTGCTTTGAGAAAAATTCACATATGCACAAAGACTAGTCAGAGTTAA